A single Gammaproteobacteria bacterium DNA region contains:
- a CDS encoding malate/lactate/ureidoglycolate dehydrogenase, with amino-acid sequence MLIQVDLLRSLVADIFAKAGCSPEESERIARHLASANLTGHDSHGVIRVPRYVSWLESGNLRAGQNLTIISETDLITVVDGNRGFGQTIGEQAVQLGINKALRSGISIVALRQSGHLGRIGDWAEIAIEAGLISIHFVNVAGSLLVAPFGGVSRRMSTNPVTIGVPLGDSEPLILDFATSSVAEGKVLVAATGGKPLPPGSLIRGDGQPTDDPKALYGEADPARTNDVRAGDGAIRAMGEHKGSGLALMCEVLAGALTGGGCAGPDKPYILNGMLSIYISPDHLDTDQVFLQEAQQYIAFFKTSKPAEPDGNVLVPGDMERQRRLERTANGIELSEDVWRAILDTARDVGLSNSDILASTQ; translated from the coding sequence ATGTTGATTCAGGTTGATCTGCTTCGATCTTTGGTCGCCGATATTTTTGCTAAAGCGGGCTGTAGTCCAGAGGAAAGTGAGCGCATCGCCCGACACCTGGCATCGGCTAACCTCACAGGTCACGACAGTCATGGCGTCATCCGAGTGCCCAGGTACGTCAGTTGGCTTGAATCGGGCAATCTCAGAGCTGGACAGAATCTCACCATAATCAGCGAAACCGACCTGATCACGGTCGTCGATGGCAACCGTGGGTTTGGGCAAACTATCGGTGAACAGGCTGTACAGCTTGGGATCAACAAGGCCCTTAGAAGCGGTATATCTATCGTTGCATTGCGACAGTCGGGACACCTTGGAAGGATCGGTGACTGGGCAGAAATCGCGATAGAGGCTGGACTGATTTCCATTCATTTTGTCAATGTGGCCGGCAGCCTGTTGGTCGCTCCCTTTGGCGGCGTATCAAGGCGGATGTCAACTAACCCTGTCACGATTGGTGTACCGCTGGGAGACAGTGAGCCGTTGATTCTCGATTTCGCAACCTCCAGCGTGGCCGAGGGCAAGGTTCTGGTTGCGGCAACGGGTGGCAAACCGCTGCCGCCGGGTTCACTGATCAGGGGAGATGGGCAACCCACTGACGATCCAAAAGCACTCTACGGAGAGGCCGATCCCGCACGCACCAACGATGTTCGAGCTGGGGACGGTGCCATTCGGGCGATGGGTGAACATAAAGGATCAGGTCTGGCACTGATGTGCGAGGTACTGGCCGGTGCTTTGACTGGCGGTGGCTGCGCGGGACCGGACAAGCCGTATATCTTAAACGGCATGCTTTCGATCTATATCTCACCGGACCATCTAGACACAGACCAGGTCTTCTTGCAAGAGGCGCAACAATACATCGCATTTTTCAAGACCAGCAAGCCAGCCGAACCAGATGGCAACGTACTCGTGCCGGGAGATATGGAACGCCAGCGGCGTCTAGAGCGTACAGCAAATGGTATTGAATTATCCGAAGACGTATGGCGCGCGATCCTTGACACTGCTCGTGACGTTGGGCTCTCAAATTCAGACATCCTCGCATCAACCCAATAA
- a CDS encoding DUF1932 domain-containing protein, with the protein MVKKIAILSPGDMGHAVGQALSEHGFELLTCLAGRSDRTGALARDAGFRVSETLNDLMVEADLLLSILVPANAETVAQEIAQSLQETGESTLIADCNAISPMRSEYISRIIESAGGRFIDASIIGHPPGRGVPPRFYVSGQYADAMLDLDGKGIAVKTLGGDIGRASGIKMCYAALTKGTSTLQVALLTVAESLGLSAELRAELAYSQKAVLENMESGIPRLPPNAHRWVGEMEEIATTFAAEGVTPHFHLGAASIYRLLEQTPYAAESPEDIDPNRTMAQTITVTAAQLSKGRAEDTDSEPESKGPD; encoded by the coding sequence ATGGTGAAAAAGATTGCAATATTGAGTCCTGGCGATATGGGGCATGCCGTAGGTCAAGCGTTATCTGAGCACGGCTTCGAGTTGTTGACGTGCCTGGCAGGGCGCAGCGATCGAACCGGCGCGCTGGCGCGGGATGCGGGGTTCCGGGTCAGCGAGACGCTGAACGACCTGATGGTCGAGGCTGATCTTCTGCTGTCGATACTGGTGCCTGCAAATGCAGAGACGGTGGCACAGGAGATCGCCCAATCACTTCAGGAAACAGGTGAATCCACACTGATTGCGGACTGCAATGCGATTTCACCTATGCGGTCAGAATACATTAGTCGCATCATAGAGTCTGCCGGCGGTAGGTTTATCGATGCTTCCATTATTGGCCATCCGCCCGGGCGAGGTGTACCGCCACGATTTTATGTGAGCGGACAATATGCCGATGCAATGTTAGACCTGGATGGCAAGGGAATCGCGGTGAAGACCTTGGGCGGTGACATTGGGCGGGCCTCGGGAATCAAGATGTGTTATGCCGCACTGACCAAAGGAACCAGTACCCTTCAGGTGGCACTGCTTACGGTCGCTGAGTCGCTGGGCTTGAGCGCTGAGTTACGTGCGGAATTGGCCTATAGCCAGAAAGCCGTGTTAGAAAACATGGAGTCAGGAATCCCGAGATTGCCGCCGAACGCCCATCGTTGGGTGGGTGAGATGGAAGAGATTGCAACGACATTTGCCGCCGAGGGTGTCACACCACATTTTCATCTGGGTGCAGCTTCTATCTACCGGTTGTTGGAACAGACGCCCTATGCGGCAGAAAGCCCTGAAGATATCGATCCCAATCGAACTATGGCCCAGACAATTACCGTTACTGCGGCGCAGTTGTCTAAGGGGAGGGCGGAAGATACCGACTCCGAACCGGAGTCGAAAGGCCCTGATTGA
- the pcaD gene encoding 3-oxoadipate enol-lactonase — protein MQIEANGISIHYSIAGPENGPVVVLSHSLAANLAMWDWQMPVLGDYRVIRYDTRGHGGTDAPAGEYTLETLADDLLALFDALNLDAVHYIGLSLGGMIGQTAALKNQGRFLSLSLCDTSSVIPLAGKDAWAERIGVARTDGMEAIMPSTIDRWFSPEYRQDESAEVDKVREMIRSTPVDGFCGCCHAIMGLNLTDRLHAISVPTLLVVGEDDPGTPVAAHEVIQQKIAGSKLVVIPGARHFSNVEQHGAFNVAITAFLAEQV, from the coding sequence ATGCAAATTGAAGCAAATGGTATTTCGATTCACTATTCGATTGCCGGGCCGGAGAATGGGCCCGTTGTGGTCTTGAGTCACTCTTTGGCTGCAAACCTTGCCATGTGGGACTGGCAGATGCCAGTGCTGGGTGATTATCGGGTTATACGCTATGACACCAGGGGTCATGGTGGGACGGACGCACCTGCTGGTGAATATACATTGGAGACGCTGGCAGACGATCTGCTTGCTCTGTTTGACGCTTTAAACCTGGATGCGGTTCACTATATCGGTTTGTCCTTGGGCGGTATGATTGGTCAGACCGCCGCGCTCAAAAACCAGGGTCGCTTTCTGTCTCTCAGCTTGTGCGATACCTCCAGTGTGATCCCGCTGGCGGGTAAAGACGCCTGGGCAGAGCGTATCGGTGTGGCGAGAACCGACGGTATGGAAGCGATAATGCCTTCAACCATCGATCGGTGGTTTTCTCCGGAGTACCGACAGGATGAAAGCGCTGAAGTCGACAAGGTACGCGAAATGATCCGATCCACACCGGTAGATGGGTTCTGCGGGTGTTGCCATGCCATCATGGGCCTGAACCTGACGGATAGATTGCATGCAATTTCGGTACCCACCCTTTTGGTGGTTGGAGAAGATGATCCCGGCACACCTGTGGCAGCGCACGAAGTGATCCAACAGAAAATCGCCGGATCGAAGCTCGTGGTGATACCGGGTGCCCGGCATTTCTCTAATGTGGAGCAGCACGGTGCATTCAATGTAGCGATCACGGCATTTTTGGCGGAACAGGTGTGA
- a CDS encoding phytanoyl-CoA dioxygenase family protein, with protein MTDLLSNTEIERYHHDGYVVPDYALPPEKMAELDSALEETIVSNPSVRPEHLVSAHIDRLNDEGIRGHSAWLNLAQNPEILDRVEQLIGPNIILWGCQVFCKPASDGMEVPMHQDGHYWPIQPLATCTAWVAIDDSNVGNGCLRVIPGSHSGQHYYQHSKSDREHLVLNQHVDDPRVDIGNAVDVELSPGQFSLHDVYMIHGSNPNTSNERRAGVAIRYMPATSHFNRSLYETSDGSGYLVNFATRPLWLLRGKDRSNNDFQIGH; from the coding sequence ATGACTGACCTGTTAAGCAACACAGAAATCGAGCGCTACCATCACGATGGATACGTCGTGCCTGACTACGCGTTGCCACCCGAAAAGATGGCGGAGCTTGACTCTGCGTTGGAGGAAACAATTGTTTCTAATCCTTCGGTACGTCCTGAACACCTGGTCAGCGCTCATATCGACCGCCTGAATGATGAAGGCATACGAGGTCACAGTGCATGGTTGAACCTTGCCCAAAACCCGGAAATCCTGGATCGGGTAGAACAGTTAATCGGACCTAACATCATTCTCTGGGGCTGCCAGGTGTTCTGCAAACCCGCTTCTGACGGCATGGAAGTGCCCATGCACCAGGATGGTCACTACTGGCCGATTCAGCCGCTTGCAACCTGTACAGCCTGGGTCGCCATTGATGACAGCAATGTTGGTAATGGCTGTCTTCGCGTCATTCCGGGTTCGCATTCAGGTCAGCATTACTATCAGCATTCGAAATCGGACCGGGAACATCTGGTGCTGAACCAGCATGTGGACGATCCACGTGTTGATATCGGAAACGCCGTGGATGTCGAGCTTAGCCCCGGACAGTTTTCGCTGCACGACGTCTATATGATCCACGGCTCCAATCCAAATACCTCCAATGAACGTCGGGCTGGTGTCGCTATCCGCTACATGCCAGCAACCAGCCACTTCAATCGCTCGCTTTACGAAACCAGCGATGGTTCAGGCTACCTGGTCAATTTTGCGACAAGACCGTTGTGGTTACTGCGGGGAAAAGATCGAAGCAACAATGATTTTCAGATTGGCCATTGA
- a CDS encoding ABC transporter substrate-binding protein, with amino-acid sequence MVNVSIQFTRFSAFYSPLIATVSGGFLEQEGLAGDLTVAEYGVSALQALLRGEVDLVQSAPSQAFAAAQKGDMPSALHFAQINNTDGFFLVGRTPEPDFEINKLRGHRVLVDHGGQPLHMFNYACHKAGLQLVNFEAIDAGSADEMAAAFKRGEGDYVHLQGPAPQQLEAEGSGVVVGRLGDWVGRCAFSSLASRSDWLESDTARGFMRAFRRARQWVNEVPAAEVAASEKSYFPDVSVEVLAETIGAYQALGCWSGQVEITPEQIAVSVDVFRLAGVVTGDIDPALVAVSPPG; translated from the coding sequence ATGGTAAACGTAAGCATTCAGTTCACGCGGTTTTCTGCATTTTATTCGCCGCTGATCGCGACAGTATCAGGCGGTTTTCTCGAACAAGAAGGCCTTGCCGGTGATCTGACCGTGGCTGAGTACGGTGTATCTGCGCTTCAGGCTCTACTCCGTGGTGAGGTAGATCTGGTCCAGTCTGCACCCAGCCAGGCCTTTGCAGCAGCCCAGAAAGGTGATATGCCCTCGGCGCTTCATTTTGCACAGATTAACAATACTGATGGTTTCTTTCTTGTGGGGCGCACGCCCGAACCTGATTTCGAAATCAACAAACTCAGGGGTCATCGTGTACTTGTTGACCACGGCGGACAACCATTGCACATGTTTAATTATGCTTGTCACAAGGCTGGATTGCAGTTGGTAAATTTCGAGGCAATCGATGCTGGTTCTGCCGACGAAATGGCGGCTGCGTTTAAGCGCGGTGAAGGAGACTATGTCCACCTGCAGGGCCCAGCACCTCAGCAGCTTGAAGCTGAGGGGAGCGGTGTAGTTGTCGGTCGACTGGGAGACTGGGTGGGTCGTTGTGCATTTTCAAGTCTCGCGTCGCGATCTGATTGGCTCGAGTCGGATACGGCGCGGGGGTTTATGCGCGCGTTCAGGCGAGCCCGGCAGTGGGTAAATGAAGTACCGGCAGCGGAGGTTGCTGCTTCGGAGAAATCCTACTTCCCAGATGTATCAGTGGAGGTTCTCGCCGAGACAATCGGTGCCTACCAGGCACTCGGTTGCTGGTCGGGGCAGGTCGAGATTACTCCGGAACAGATCGCTGTCAGTGTGGATGTTTTTCGCCTGGCCGGTGTGGTTACAGGCGATATCGACCCAGCCCTCGTCGCTGTATCCCCACCCGGATAG
- a CDS encoding CoA transferase: MAALDPFDLARQDFAPNAAAPLDGVRILDLSRLVAGNALTHILADFGAEVVKVERPGQGDDLRNWRVEGVSIHWKVYARNKKSITVNMRSDRGRAILLDLVKTAQMLVENFLPGTLEQWELGPEVLHAVNPKLVIVRISGWGQSGPDRSVPGFGSLVEARSGFAAMNGFADRPPVLPPLALADMVAGLYGAVAALVALRHCEVDQGKGQVVDLPLFDPLLSILGPQAALYELTGQLPERQGSRSNLTAPRNTYRCGDGQFVALSASMQSMYERLMRTIGRPELIEDKRFLTNSDRVQNNDQLDRVIAQFIENHDQCDVLQIFRDGGVTVGPVHDTLGMLSDPLVKENKVMVRLPDEDIDSVVMHNVAARLSETPGMIRSPAPTLGEHNIEILGDIGIDETELSTLVEQGVI, encoded by the coding sequence TTGGCTGCACTTGATCCATTCGATCTGGCCCGGCAAGACTTTGCCCCCAATGCGGCGGCGCCACTCGACGGGGTTCGTATACTCGACTTATCCCGTCTGGTTGCCGGCAATGCGCTCACCCATATACTGGCCGATTTCGGCGCTGAAGTCGTCAAGGTTGAGCGGCCAGGTCAGGGAGATGACCTGCGCAACTGGCGTGTGGAAGGAGTCAGCATTCACTGGAAGGTTTACGCTCGGAACAAGAAAAGTATAACCGTCAATATGCGTTCTGACCGAGGACGCGCTATCTTGTTGGATCTGGTCAAGACAGCCCAAATGCTGGTTGAAAATTTCCTGCCTGGTACTCTGGAACAGTGGGAACTGGGCCCCGAAGTGCTTCATGCGGTAAATCCCAAGCTGGTTATTGTCCGTATATCCGGTTGGGGGCAGAGTGGCCCGGATCGGTCGGTGCCGGGCTTTGGCAGCCTGGTTGAAGCCCGTTCCGGGTTTGCAGCGATGAACGGTTTTGCCGACCGGCCGCCAGTACTGCCACCGCTTGCGCTCGCGGACATGGTGGCTGGACTCTACGGTGCAGTCGCTGCACTGGTGGCGCTGCGGCACTGTGAAGTTGATCAGGGAAAAGGACAGGTTGTGGATCTGCCGTTATTTGATCCCCTGTTGTCAATTCTGGGCCCACAGGCCGCGCTTTATGAATTAACCGGTCAACTGCCGGAGCGGCAGGGAAGCCGCTCAAATCTAACCGCACCTCGAAATACCTATCGCTGTGGTGATGGACAGTTTGTGGCGCTGTCAGCTTCCATGCAATCAATGTATGAGCGGCTGATGCGCACTATCGGTCGACCCGAGTTGATAGAAGACAAGCGGTTTCTGACCAATTCGGATCGGGTACAGAACAACGACCAGTTGGACCGGGTTATTGCCCAGTTCATTGAAAACCATGATCAGTGCGATGTTTTGCAGATTTTTCGCGATGGCGGTGTCACGGTAGGGCCGGTGCACGATACGTTGGGTATGCTGAGTGATCCGCTGGTAAAGGAAAACAAGGTGATGGTTCGACTTCCGGATGAGGATATCGACAGTGTCGTGATGCACAACGTTGCCGCTCGACTGTCTGAAACACCTGGCATGATTCGCTCTCCCGCACCCACGCTGGGTGAACACAACATCGAGATACTGGGCGATATCGGTATCGATGAAACTGAACTGTCTACCCTAGTGGAGCAAGGAGTCATCTGA
- a CDS encoding LLM class flavin-dependent oxidoreductase has protein sequence MELGLFAQPVHRPEKPWSKALAEDREAIILADQLGFSEAWIGEHFTTKTEQIPSPLMFMATLLKDAPSIRFATGVINLPYHNPVVVAAEVAQFDQLSGGRLILGIGPGGLMSDAELFGGKEMPERYRIALEGLELMIKLWQEDAPLSHSGEFYDFSLQQRVWLSHGVGSMAKPFQQPYPPIALAMVGPGGLTAQTIAERSFIPISANFVPIENVVAQWRDYSRTRQNLGKPADRRIWRVCRNILVADSDSQAEDILADPDGTFAFYYRYIRGVRQIEEFRDKQTESIETLNELLEVPQALVDCVIAGSTSTVLERLIEMTDTLGRFGTLVMVAQDWDDPTLWRSSMKRLAEDITPTLSQYADQLPALD, from the coding sequence ATGGAACTTGGCCTTTTTGCACAACCCGTACATCGCCCCGAAAAACCCTGGTCAAAGGCATTGGCCGAGGATCGAGAAGCTATCATCCTGGCCGACCAGCTAGGCTTCTCAGAAGCCTGGATCGGCGAACACTTCACAACCAAGACGGAACAGATTCCGTCCCCGCTGATGTTCATGGCCACCTTACTCAAAGATGCCCCGTCAATACGCTTCGCAACCGGCGTAATCAATCTTCCGTACCACAACCCAGTTGTGGTCGCAGCAGAAGTCGCTCAATTTGATCAGCTCAGCGGCGGCCGCCTGATTCTTGGGATCGGGCCCGGTGGTTTGATGAGCGATGCCGAACTTTTTGGCGGCAAGGAAATGCCAGAACGTTACCGCATCGCCCTCGAAGGGCTCGAACTGATGATCAAGCTGTGGCAGGAAGACGCACCACTGAGCCACAGCGGCGAGTTCTATGATTTTTCTTTACAACAGCGTGTCTGGTTGAGTCACGGGGTGGGCTCGATGGCTAAACCATTCCAACAGCCCTATCCCCCAATTGCTCTTGCTATGGTTGGACCCGGTGGACTAACCGCTCAGACAATTGCCGAACGGTCTTTCATCCCGATATCGGCAAATTTTGTACCCATCGAAAATGTGGTTGCGCAATGGCGGGACTACTCCAGGACTCGGCAGAATCTGGGTAAACCGGCTGACCGTCGAATTTGGCGGGTCTGCCGGAACATACTCGTGGCCGATAGCGACTCTCAGGCCGAGGATATACTCGCTGACCCAGACGGTACGTTTGCCTTCTACTATCGCTACATTCGAGGCGTACGTCAGATCGAAGAATTCCGAGACAAACAAACCGAGTCGATTGAAACACTCAATGAGCTGCTTGAGGTTCCTCAAGCACTGGTCGATTGTGTGATCGCAGGATCCACGTCGACCGTGCTCGAACGACTGATTGAGATGACTGATACACTGGGCAGATTTGGCACACTGGTGATGGTTGCCCAGGACTGGGATGATCCAACCTTATGGCGATCATCGATGAAACGACTGGCCGAAGACATCACGCCGACATTGTCTCAGTACGCCGATCAGCTGCCCGCTTTGGACTGA
- a CDS encoding glucose 1-dehydrogenase: MNNFDLSGRVAVVTGGNGGIGLAMAEGLADAGADIVVAARNTEKGATAVTKIQASGVRSTFIQVDVRDPESISHLVESVVEQFGGLDILVNNAGTNERKQPEEYSLDEWQRIIDTNLTSAFIASQKAYPHMSRVGGGKIINIGSMMSIFGASFTVPYASSKGGIVQMTKGMACAWAKDNVQVNAVLPGWIDTTLTREARQQVEGLHDRVEARTPAGRWGLPQDLSGIAVFLASSASDFVTGTAIPVDGGYSVQG; encoded by the coding sequence ATGAATAATTTCGACCTCTCTGGACGGGTGGCTGTCGTAACTGGAGGTAATGGCGGAATTGGTTTGGCTATGGCTGAGGGTTTGGCTGATGCTGGTGCTGACATTGTGGTGGCCGCGCGCAATACAGAAAAAGGAGCCACAGCGGTAACCAAAATACAAGCATCCGGTGTGCGCTCAACATTCATTCAGGTCGATGTCAGGGACCCCGAGTCCATCAGCCATCTGGTTGAATCTGTAGTGGAACAATTTGGTGGGTTGGATATTCTCGTTAACAATGCGGGAACTAATGAGCGCAAGCAGCCGGAAGAATATTCGCTCGACGAGTGGCAGAGAATCATTGACACCAACCTGACCAGTGCGTTCATTGCCAGCCAGAAGGCCTACCCCCACATGAGTCGTGTAGGCGGCGGCAAGATCATCAATATTGGGTCGATGATGTCGATTTTCGGTGCTTCATTCACGGTGCCTTATGCGTCGAGTAAAGGGGGCATCGTGCAGATGACCAAGGGAATGGCATGTGCATGGGCAAAGGACAACGTGCAGGTAAATGCTGTTCTGCCCGGCTGGATCGACACGACGCTGACTCGTGAAGCAAGGCAGCAGGTTGAGGGTTTGCATGATCGCGTGGAAGCGAGAACGCCTGCTGGTCGATGGGGTCTTCCGCAGGATCTTTCCGGAATCGCGGTGTTCCTCGCATCTTCGGCATCCGATTTTGTTACCGGCACGGCAATCCCGGTAGACGGCGGATACTCCGTACAGGGTTAA
- a CDS encoding SDR family oxidoreductase, producing MNSIQPVSRTALVTGSGRNIGRSIAVAIGEQGHNVVINGSEDRVACEAVAAEVEQAGGRAVVAMGDVGRRESFDHLIEVAHDAFGSVDILVNNAAIRPEKPFLDTTDADWHRVLDVDLNAVFYGCRAALPGMVSNNWGRIINLTGMNAIHGYSGRAPVSAAKHGVWGLTKALAKEFGPSGITVNAISPGPIRPEHDDPIQSQHLHGQVGRIPLGHLGEPRHIASLCVYLISDGGGFVSGQMIACNGAAET from the coding sequence ATGAATAGTATTCAGCCTGTGTCGCGCACAGCTCTGGTTACCGGCAGTGGGCGAAATATCGGACGATCGATCGCTGTAGCGATTGGGGAACAAGGCCACAATGTGGTGATTAATGGTTCAGAAGATCGGGTCGCGTGTGAGGCAGTCGCAGCCGAGGTCGAGCAAGCGGGTGGCCGAGCTGTTGTGGCCATGGGAGATGTTGGTAGACGAGAATCATTTGATCACCTGATCGAAGTCGCTCATGATGCGTTTGGCTCGGTTGATATTCTGGTCAACAATGCGGCCATCCGACCGGAGAAACCTTTTCTCGATACCACTGACGCGGATTGGCATCGCGTGCTGGACGTGGACCTCAACGCGGTCTTTTATGGTTGTCGAGCTGCATTGCCTGGGATGGTCAGCAACAACTGGGGTCGAATAATCAATCTGACCGGAATGAATGCGATTCACGGCTATTCTGGTAGAGCGCCGGTCTCCGCTGCCAAACATGGTGTTTGGGGCTTAACCAAGGCCTTGGCCAAGGAATTTGGACCCAGTGGAATTACGGTCAATGCCATTTCACCGGGTCCAATTCGTCCAGAGCATGACGACCCGATACAGTCTCAGCATCTTCATGGGCAAGTAGGACGAATTCCCTTGGGGCACCTGGGTGAGCCCCGCCATATCGCGTCGTTGTGTGTGTATCTGATTTCTGATGGGGGTGGGTTCGTGTCCGGGCAAATGATTGCCTGTAACGGCGCAGCTGAAACCTGA
- a CDS encoding D-2-hydroxyacid dehydrogenase → MDRFPDKSELRILFSHAAYQMAHCFSLRNTQISHSQAWSTEDTQAQLPEADVLVISGFWQDEYLDHANRLRYIQSIGAGYDQFPLDTLKARGINLANATGVNADAVSQHAMGLILALYRQLHFGRDNQKQKIWRSMISDLGAREDDLCGHTVLIVGLGAIGNRLAALSKAFGMTVVGVKRNIDDYSGPADEVVSPERFPDQLARADVVVLCCPLTDQTRELMNDGAFNAMKKSAYLVNVARGGCVNEPALLSALARKTIAGAAIDHFNDEPLPVSSPFWALDNLIITPHTGGETRKYEENVIDILWQNLQRLWNNQSDLVNQVI, encoded by the coding sequence ATGGACAGATTTCCTGACAAAAGCGAACTGCGTATCCTGTTCTCGCACGCGGCTTACCAGATGGCCCATTGTTTCTCCTTGCGCAACACCCAGATAAGTCACTCTCAGGCATGGTCGACAGAAGACACTCAGGCTCAATTGCCTGAGGCGGATGTACTGGTTATCTCAGGATTCTGGCAAGACGAATACCTCGATCACGCTAACCGTCTTCGGTATATCCAGTCGATTGGTGCAGGTTATGACCAGTTTCCACTGGATACACTGAAAGCCCGTGGCATTAACCTCGCCAACGCGACCGGGGTCAACGCGGATGCGGTCAGCCAGCATGCGATGGGCCTTATTCTTGCCCTTTACCGACAACTTCACTTCGGCCGTGATAATCAGAAACAGAAAATCTGGCGCAGTATGATCTCCGATCTCGGCGCCCGCGAAGACGATCTCTGTGGCCATACCGTGCTGATTGTCGGGCTTGGCGCCATCGGCAATCGCCTGGCAGCGCTGTCCAAGGCATTTGGCATGACCGTGGTCGGCGTCAAGCGCAACATCGATGACTACAGTGGTCCTGCCGACGAAGTTGTGTCCCCAGAGCGCTTTCCTGATCAACTGGCTCGCGCAGATGTCGTTGTTCTTTGTTGCCCGCTGACCGACCAGACTCGTGAACTGATGAACGACGGTGCGTTCAACGCGATGAAAAAGTCGGCCTATCTGGTCAATGTGGCGCGTGGCGGCTGCGTCAACGAACCTGCACTTCTATCAGCACTCGCCCGCAAAACGATCGCTGGCGCCGCAATTGATCACTTCAATGATGAACCGCTACCGGTTTCATCACCATTCTGGGCTCTCGATAACTTGATCATTACACCCCACACCGGCGGTGAGACCCGGAAATATGAGGAAAACGTGATCGATATACTGTGGCAGAACCTGCAGCGCCTGTGGAACAATCAATCTGATCTCGTAAACCAGGTAATCTGA
- a CDS encoding hydroxyacylglutathione hydrolase produces the protein MIVEQIWTANAWRNFNYLIACPESGEALAVDPLDHDKCLAKAQSMGWEITQILNTHEHGDHIGGNAPMVAATGARIIAHANARDSIPDMDQGLTAGDVVKVGKTVELEVLDTPGHTMTHVCLLSRSDHRAIFCGDTLFNAGAGNCHNGGHPEELYDTFATQLSKLPDDTRVYPGHDYWENNLDFTLDREPDNQKARDLRNDNGTQDPEHALVSTLGLEKEINTFFRLQNPTVINRLKEQFLDLPDDPDPKTVFVKLRELRNSW, from the coding sequence GTGATCGTTGAGCAAATCTGGACCGCAAATGCCTGGCGTAATTTCAACTACCTTATCGCTTGCCCTGAGTCAGGTGAAGCACTTGCAGTAGATCCGCTTGATCATGACAAATGCTTAGCCAAAGCTCAGTCGATGGGCTGGGAAATTACACAGATTCTCAATACGCATGAACATGGTGATCACATCGGGGGTAACGCGCCGATGGTTGCCGCAACCGGCGCCCGTATCATCGCTCACGCCAATGCACGGGATTCGATTCCAGACATGGATCAGGGTCTGACAGCAGGTGACGTGGTTAAGGTCGGGAAAACTGTTGAGTTGGAGGTTCTGGATACGCCCGGTCACACCATGACCCATGTTTGTCTTCTATCTCGTTCAGACCACCGCGCAATTTTCTGTGGGGATACGCTGTTTAATGCAGGCGCCGGAAACTGCCACAATGGTGGACACCCAGAAGAACTCTACGACACCTTCGCTACTCAACTTTCAAAACTACCGGACGACACCCGGGTCTACCCTGGTCACGATTACTGGGAGAACAACCTCGACTTCACCCTTGACCGTGAACCGGACAACCAAAAAGCCCGCGACCTGAGAAACGACAACGGTACGCAGGATCCAGAGCACGCGTTGGTTTCCACGCTCGGCCTGGAAAAGGAAATCAATACATTTTTCCGGCTCCAAAATCCGACAGTAATCAATCGACTCAAAGAACAGTTTCTCGACCTGCCAGACGACCCTGACCCCAAGACTGTCTTTGTGAAGCTCAGGGAGCTTCGCAACAGTTGGTGA